The DNA window AGAGTTGAAAACTTTCATGTAACATACTATGCAATATGTTAAGTCAAATTTCAATCTGCTAAGTAAAATTTCTGAATATGCTTAagtatttaagattttttatgcACATCACCCCAGATGTCTCATAACATGCgttataagaaaataataaaaagagaaagatttttattatacacgtgtttagatttttcataaatcattttgTCGTTAAATCCTAATTCTAAACGTGCACGTTCCGTCCTCTTTCGTCAGGCAATGTAATGATATGCAATTTGAACGGCAGAACTCTAGCATTTTTGAGGTGAAAATTTTGACATCTTCACGTGTGAATTATTTAACAGCCTTGACTGAGAAATATCAATAATGGtcatatttacaatgttttgtatGTTCAACcgttaaaacaaaaaactgttgattatgccgttaaattgtttcaaaacaactcttttcaaaataaatgatcaatTTTTTGACAATGTTCCTTTGGTATATCTTTAACGtggaaaagtaaaaaataaactcATAACTTTTCTAATCCTTCTGCTCTCTTCTGATAAAGGCTATGAAACATAAAACTTTAGAGTTTGGAAGCAggtcaataaaataatttgcatCGATGATTTCTTTTCAATGTAGAAATTAAAAGTGCCATATTATATCAGAAATAATAAATTACTGTTCTATTTGGAAAAAGGATTAAACAAAGAATTTGATTATATATTGCTGAGGTGCATAGGTCATCATTCACTTAGTTAAAAAAGGAAAAcagcattcttttttttaatgaaaaacaccATACCTCATATTACGGGTGCTTcgttgattatttttatttaactatCAATTCATAGTTTTATTAACAAGACAGGATGACAGcttaaaatatccaaaaaattcttcaatttcaatactttataaaaaaaataattgctaaatATGAAACAGTTTTTCCTAAACAAACGTGCTTGGGGTAGAATTGGACACCTACATGTTGTGACacatatttattaataacaacaaaaattatCAGGTATAATTTTATAGATAGTGTCTCTCCCAAAATTGGAAATGAGTAGTGCAGTGGTTAAGAGGGTTCACTACGGATCTGTTAGCCATGAATTCAAACCCCgctaagattttaaagattttacattttacatttcctaaattttttaaaaacatctttttcGTTATATATTGGAAAAAAGGAAAATTCGAGACCGGTGAGAGTATCTTTATTGTATAATTccttaatccacattaatactGACAGATGTTCCATCACCAACATAAACgaacttaaaataaaagattaatttatctaagaccaactaacagaaaaaaaatgcttGTTGTAAACTGTAACTCGACGTTTCTAACAAGCATTTATTGTATTACGCCATGttttaagtgttttaaaaattgaatgtcTGCTTTTATCATTTGTCCTCAATGCTGTTGACTTATCgttgttttcaaaaattgaaaatcccAATCCTGGGCAAAAAATTTCGACAAGTCCTTTCTTGAGTTGTTATGATCTTTTGATCTTCATTTTGTCAACTAGAAAATGTTTGTGGTAAAAAATTGCAGTTCATTGCAGACATTAACGACCACTTTCAAAATTAAACAgattctctctttctctctctctctctctctctctctctctctctctctctctctccgcaTTTAAATTTGATTGCAGTAATTTTTTACTCTGAACGAAATAAATTCATCAAGATttgtaattgattaaaaaaaacaaaaatgacgAAACTGAAAATGActtttgtttaatgtttatttacatttcattattattctATTAAAACACCATTAACGTGCTTCTAACAAGTAGTATTACAAACGAAATAAGGTTGTTTTCACAGTCCTTTACTTGTCATTTCACCCAACCAGTGTAACGATGCATTGTTCAATTAATCCCTTTTATCTAAAGCATTTGCTTAGAAGAAAACAACAGTGTTTCTTCAAACAAAAAGTCTGCAAACctgaatattgtaaaatttcaaaccgATGAAAGTACTTTagttataatgtactttaatctacATTAATATGGACAGATGTCCCACGCCACCTTAAGGTATCCAACTTTTGTTACAGCTGATATTTCTTTATCTTgctttttatgtttaaaaagatTTGGGTGGGGTGTTCTGTGTTGAATAAAGTATCGTTTGCACACTACAATGCTTTATATCCTTACGTATTTAAATCTATGTCCTATTTATCATCATTATTTCGGATTAAGATACCGAGAATTTCAGCAGATAGTATGAATAGAAATTGAGACATGGTATTCCCTTTTCTACATCCTTTCTCTGGATGAACATGTTAAGATAATATTTGTGTAAAGCATAAAATGTATTATcgtattaaaaatgtttacctGATTtcccaaaacaaaaaattctaaagtttcaaaaatgaatttccaGTTAACAGAAtcgatttattttatcaaaattgattaGCATAAGAAGACATAGATTTAGGTTTTAGAGTACTGTTGTTATTGATAAGAAAACCAAAATAAAGCATCGCAAAATCAATGTTATCAGAATGTCATTTACATTTAGAGACACATTATTATCTTACCCTAACACCCACATCCACCACACCTCGTTACAAACTTGGTAATAAATAAGATCAATGGATTGCTCAAAAGGATTCTGGTATACATTTGGTCGAATTGTTTTTTCCTTACGGTTAAAACACCCtagcaataaaaattattattatcaataaTTTGTACCATTGCGTTTTGATCTCATTTCCCAATAATAGTAGACAAATCAAGCGAAGGTATCAAACTTTATAACTTTTTAGTGGtgcaaatttttattgaaactaTTTAGCGTCAAGATGTGAATGAAAAAGATGTTTCATAATACTTACAGTATTGTAAATGCAATGCCATTTTTTCTCAAATGCTGGTGAAATTTCGTGAAATAAAGAAGTATGTGACCGGTGAGtggaggatgctcactcctcctagacAACTGAttctacctctatctatttggaaatccgtgttgctctgctttgaatttgtatttcgttttatgggtttttgagatggttcacggtttggtattgtcattttttcatatagtcttaattatttgttatataCCAGTATACGATCTGCATTTTTATGATTGGACTCTTACGAGAGAAGGCAAATCGTAAATAAAGAAGAACTGTATTTCATTCTACAATTCGGGTGTTTATATAAATCTTTGTCAATCAATATCAGTTTAAGAACAATATATTAAAggttaaattattataatactttctgtgaaaatcattttcatcatttcatGGTACTATTATTATTTACAACATTGTAGATAAGAGCAAGCTATTTAAGAAACGAAatcatatttgtaaaatatatttattgaatgtAGATTaccaataaatataacaaaaatgataataaatacacattttcaCCGGCATAAGAGAAACATGCATATCacagaccaaaaaaaaatatcttcaaacTTTTCACGAACGAATGAAatgttaattcatattaatatttctttCCTGGTACAAATTTTGAACCAATGACACCAGTTGATCCTCCAATAATTCCACCATTAAATCCATTGGCAGAAGCTGAAGCGGCGGCGGCAGCAGCTGCATTGTTAGAGGCAGCGGCAGCAGCGGCGGCAGATCCAGAGTTTTGTCCGACAACATTGGGGTAGTAGGGAGATGGTTGAACAAATTGACCACCAATCTGACCAGCAAACTGGGAACCTCTAATTCCTAAATGAGATCCGAAGTTAGCACCAGATGCAGAGGCAGCAGCAGCAGCGGCAGCATTTTGTCCAGCTGCAGCGGCGGCAGCTGCGGCGGCGTTTCTACCAGCAGCGGCGGCAGCAGCAGCGGCAGCATTTTGACCAGCAGCGGCGGCAGCAGCAGCGGCTGCACTTTGCTGACCAGCAGCGGCGGCGGCAGCAGCAGCAGAGGAACCTCCCAGACCTGGAAATTGTTGAACAGCTTGGAATTGTACGGGTTGGACCTGATGAACGAATGGTCCGTAGTTAGAGCCAATTAAATGCTGTTCTGAGTGCCCATGGAGTCCATTGAATGATGTCCTTTGTGCAGATGATGCAGCAGCAGCGGCAGCTGAGTTTCCTCCAAACAATCCATATTCAGCATCAAATCCATTGTTTAAACCTGTTGAAGCTGCATTGGAGGCAGCAGCGGCGGCGGCAGCGGAGTTCAAGCCGCTTGcggcagcagcagcagcagcagcggAATTTCCACCGTTAAGCCCCAAGATGCTGCTTTCAAATCCGTTGTTGTTGATGCCGATGAAACCGCCATTAATTTTATGTCCTCCATATCCTTGAGATTTAGGATAGTAGTCAGTGTTGACTGGCAGAGCGATAGCGCCAGCAACGAGGCAAAGGAGGACAACAGCAGGGATCATCTGGAGGAATGAAGAGGATATACTTCTTCAAGCCTTAaagcaattttcatcatttgtaCATCAAATGTGTGATTACagtgtaattattttattgaagagCTGCGAGACGAGATATTTATTACTAaccaatttcaaatttttttgacCAAACAGTTATCAACAATAAACCaaagtttttttatttagatagaTGGTCTTGAAATTTTTGGCATTAGAAaatgaagtgatttatttgaaataaagcttatatttatttaaatcaaaaagtatttatattagaaagaaaagtttaatttttcaaattggtGATTTTTTAACAAGCACAAGTTTGtagtaaactttaaaataattgatttgatcAATAATcgacgtgtttttttttttttttttaaaaagtactttattttcaaaaagaaaaaaaatgtatgctgTACCAAAATGTAAAATCTtaatataaatcatgtacatgtactatttttgTTTAGTAATGTGATTTTCATACTTTATCATTAAacgattttaaagatattataaGTGTTTTTTGATTATACgatgaattaaaattatcacTGTTCTTACCTTGAAGTGTCTTTTGGTGAACGAACCTGGACGATTAGTGACAATTACTACACTTTGCAGCCTATATATACACACCAGATCGTTGACGTAATCAGGAAAGAATATGCATGAGGTTTTACTGATAAAAGCTAAACTGAATGTGATTGGCTACCTAAAATAAGAAGAATTTTGCAATTGACTTGGATGGTACAATTTTCACGGTAAAACGCTGATTACATAATTGTTAGTTTAGATCTTTACCATGGGAGATTGTTGATGATTCATGTTTTCTTTACATAggcatgttttgtttttcagtcAGGGTATTTCCTCATGCAAAAGGTCATGCTACTtgaattcattataaaaaatattttgttagagtATGGTCGGTTATTATCAATTAGTATGATGATGTTTAACTAAATAATACGTTTAAGGAATCCACTTTTGCGTATGTGATGTAGTTGGTTTAAAAACGCAAAAGTTCGTAACTTTttaattcttagaaatatttCGTCATGTTATATCTCTTTTGGTTCATTTACCACAGTcgttttctctaaaattttgtttcatattattgaacaattttcttacTCAACTTCGCTGTTAACTTGAACTGGAATATGTTTTgctttctttctcttttctctctctttctgtctCATTTTAATGTTGTCTTTTATTGGTTTGCTttaataaatgttcattgacTAAATAAGCTAGAATATTACGCATGtattattgcaaaatatatacGAGGgctgttcggaaattattgagacatttactcttatTTCCTTGGGGGGAAAAGAaacccttgaaatttcaccaaaacgaACACCAGGATAGAGTTTATGAATGTGAAAAGTTTCGTGTCCATAGCATGATTAGATCATTCCTAGTAAACGGACCATCTTGCCTTCGTCCAGTGACctggcgcaaccgcaaacttgccgcaacgtcattttaacgcttctcattgatcctatgttttaaacaccaaacaaacaaaggGATATTAGTATTAATTCTTCATTTCTcgtcttttgtttacattacaagaTGTCAACATTCACAGATTTtctccattcttgatttttggggaaaaaatcgTGTTATTTCTAACCGAAAGTCAAATAACTGTGAAATATCTCCTACAGATAttctgtgtacatattttagaactgtttacATCATTTAGTGTGCGaaaagtacttgatatttaGTCACTTTGTCTGAATTCTAGCTAAACAATTAGTAAAAGACGACGATAAACTGAAGCCCTCTATCCCTTGCCAtcgtatattttttgttaagcAATTTGGTGCCCTGAAAAGGTTTTTTCCGAAATTTCCAccaatttgatatatatttgctgcgccgccttgacgcCAAAATTCAATATACCgtcgttgtcagatttctattgCTTGGTAAGTATatctgtaccatatccgtatttcaactcgaacagaagtgaaacttgatcaaaagtttgtcacaataaatagcaaaatgaacatatatattctgatttcttttattataaacTGTTACTTTGCGGACACTTAGATAGGcgatgttttagttttattattCTCCGAGTTTACGCTTGCGCCGGGTACCCAGACCACCGATTTGTTTATCTaccgttgtaaacaaaatattaaacatatttcaaatattttttgtttaattatttgttaaggTTTCGTAAATGTTCATGCCAATTTTTACCCTAATTCGTCACTTAGGAAGGGAAATATCcatgttgtctcaataatttccgaacaaccctcgtactagtgaaatttctttaaaccgACAGGCTGCCGGGCCGGACAAAAGGACCAGTTTATAGGGGGTGCTGGTTTACTGAGGTTAAGTTAAAACTAACCAGTGTCAAGGAAATTATGTCTCTGTTTGAACCATTTATCTAaactcaatacatgtataaatatacaggtatacttctttttgtaacttatagacaataataaaatttgaattttcaaaaatatttattgtgaaAATGAACTATGcatattgatataattacaacTACAGTTGAATTGTAAAAGCATTGCGCAAACATGATCACAAAGATAGAACACCATTTTTGTATATGCACGTGTGTACAATGTCATATGTCAAATTTCCTTTGAAAGGCCGCTTATATCAACTTGCGTTTACATTGAAACTCTGATAATATTATAGTTTTGGAAGCatctgaaatgaaattaaaatattttttgtgtaaatgtggaatataaaatcaaagtagataaaacattttaaagaatcatACCAAGAATTGTTATCTAAACAGTTTGCCGCTTGTATCATTGACTCGATTGATCGCCGAGTTCTAATCTTTaatcctgatttttttttcgtcatGTTGTCATCCTATATCTGTTACCAAGAACTATTTGATCCTTGATATGTTTTAGGATTCACAATAGGTTGCTAATGTTTTAGATATCTTACTTAAGATATTATACTTTTTCATGACTGATTTTActtgattttgaattgtttttactGATATCAACACtattattaaacaaataaattttcatttgcttATATCAAACCATATGTAATTCATTATTGAAACTAAAGGCTCATCATTCCGTGTAATATAAggtcattttaatttttcaaaggtATTTTTAGTGATAAGTTATTTTAGTTCTgcttcatatgaaaaaaattaataaggtAGCAGGTCTgccttttcaaacaaaattagtATATAGGAAGATGAATCGCTAAAAAATCTTCAGATTTTATGTTCACATTTCTCCAATAGTGTTAAAGCAAACACCATgtatcaatttcatattttaaatagtttgttgTAAGTTTAAGGATTTAATTCAAATGGACATAATAAAGTAATTTATCAAAGCTTAATAATCTAtctttatgtaataaaaaaatgttcttgtAAAAATGAGTTTGGTTTGAAATATTAGTAAAACGTGTATCGTAGGATTCTTTGAATGTTTTACTTGATGTTATATGTAATATGAAGTACAtgttcaaaataatttcttcttgaaattattgaaattaaatgcGACTCGTGAGATTCTATAAACGTTTACTAAATTTTCCGTAATATGAAGTATTGGTTCGAATAAATTTTTTCGAAGTCATTGTAAACGATACAGttcatgtattttcttttaGGAAAGCTACATGTATGCTTTCATACTAAgtctatgggtttttttttaatgatgaaagaaatttgaaaacttCAGAGAGATTTGAAAGAATAAAACGAGCACTTAATGataaatatcattaataaattTGACTTGCTAAGTTAGAACCTACTTTTGTATCATAGAGAATAAATATTCCAGTTCAAGCAACAATTTTTCATGGATAAATTTGAAAGCTTTTATTTAAACGCTGCAATAAAAAGCTAGAACATGGAAATGTATCGTTTTAATTTGTCGGTCCTGAAACGAAATTTTGTGTAGCATTTTAAGAGCATTCAATTCCAAAACAGACAcaaaaaatgtatgtgttttcttgtttaattcacTTAAGTTGCTAAGTATGATtgtaaaatgatttgttttgttaataagAATATTAAACGTGATGTTTTCCTTGCATAATGAAAAGCAacttaatgattaacatttatagataaaatatttttttaaaaacaagcacgttcaaaattaaaaagtttttcatgTAATTAAACTTTGACCCAATATACGTATAGGAAACTGAGGATCTTATGCATAAACATTCTTAGACTTTTTTAAAGTTTGCTTTTTTCTAAGGAataattttatcttaattttcatTGCATGAAAATTCTAAGCTATATGCTTGCTAATTCTAAGCTTAGCATATCGCTATTATTTCGGTAAACAAAGTCACTTCGGTTTTCACTATCATGTAAATATTGATTGATCAtggttttaaaaagattatgCTTTATTGAAACACAAACGTGATATGTGTCACAAATCAGTCTttattgtaacttttttacgCACTAATATTCTATAAGGAACCTCTCAAATGTTCAAATGTAACTCGTTTTTTTATACTCGTAGTGTACCTAGGACACGGTATCAGCTATAGTATTGGTCAGTTCTTCTTCTATTGTTAAATTACCTTAATTAAACTGCCACATTGCAGACCCGGTAAACACTGGAAAAGATTTATTATGACAGGTATAAGCAGCTAATATTTGAGTAACCCGTTCTCCTTCTAGGGGTAAGTTGTACTATCTTATACTTTGTAATTTAATTACGGACTAGCCTTTATACAT is part of the Crassostrea angulata isolate pt1a10 chromosome 3, ASM2561291v2, whole genome shotgun sequence genome and encodes:
- the LOC128177386 gene encoding spidroin-1-like is translated as MIPAVVLLCLVAGAIALPVNTDYYPKSQGYGGHKINGGFIGINNNGFESSILGLNGGNSAAAAAAAASGLNSAAAAAAASNAASTGLNNGFDAEYGLFGGNSAAAAAASSAQRTSFNGLHGHSEQHLIGSNYGPFVHQVQPVQFQAVQQFPGLGGSSAAAAAAAAGQQSAAAAAAAAAGQNAAAAAAAAAGRNAAAAAAAAAGQNAAAAAAASASGANFGSHLGIRGSQFAGQIGGQFVQPSPYYPNVVGQNSGSAAAAAAASNNAAAAAAASASANGFNGGIIGGSTGVIGSKFVPGKKY